The Winogradskyella schleiferi genome has a window encoding:
- a CDS encoding NifU family protein produces MSSEELRLNVEKALDEIRPFLQSDGGDIDLLSIEDGKFVKVQLVGACTSCSVNQMTLKSGVEMTIKKYAPQIEKVINVEK; encoded by the coding sequence ATGAGCTCAGAAGAACTTAGATTAAATGTTGAAAAAGCATTAGATGAAATCCGTCCATTTCTGCAAAGTGATGGAGGAGATATTGACTTGTTGTCCATTGAAGATGGTAAGTTTGTAAAAGTTCAATTAGTTGGTGCCTGTACATCTTGTAGTGTTAACCAGATGACCTTGAAGTCTGGTGTAGAGATGACCATAAAGAAATATGCTCCACAAATAGAAAAAGTTATTAATGTAGAAAAGTAA
- a CDS encoding NAD(P)/FAD-dependent oxidoreductase, with protein sequence MITTDILIIGAGPTGLFTVFEAGLLKLKCHLIDALPQAGGQCSEIYPKKPIYDIPAYPEILAGDLTDKLMEQCKQFEPGFTLGERAETIEKQDDGTFIVTTNKGTKHQAPVVAIAGGLGSFEPRKPLIHNIKDFEDNGVEYIIKDPEIYRDKKVVIAGGGDSALDWSIFLSDVASSVTLIHRRNEFRGHLDSVEKVQELKNKGKINLVTPAEVVGIVGDKQVKAVVVNQAQHIEKEFEVECDHFIPLFGLSPKLGPIANWGLEIEKNAIKVDNSLDYQTNIPGIFAIGDVNTYPGKLKLILCGFHEATLMCQAAYQIINPGKRYVLKYTTVSGVNGFDGTRKEAPKAVVKAID encoded by the coding sequence ATGATTACAACAGATATACTTATAATTGGCGCTGGTCCAACAGGACTTTTTACGGTTTTTGAAGCCGGACTTTTAAAACTAAAATGCCATTTAATAGATGCACTTCCGCAAGCTGGTGGACAATGTTCTGAGATTTACCCTAAAAAACCGATATACGATATTCCAGCTTATCCAGAAATTTTGGCTGGAGATTTAACGGATAAATTAATGGAACAGTGTAAACAGTTTGAACCTGGATTTACATTGGGAGAAAGAGCCGAAACTATAGAAAAGCAAGACGACGGAACATTTATCGTTACTACAAATAAAGGTACAAAACATCAAGCTCCAGTTGTGGCCATAGCTGGTGGTTTAGGTAGTTTTGAGCCAAGAAAACCTTTAATTCATAATATCAAGGATTTTGAAGACAACGGTGTTGAGTATATTATTAAGGATCCTGAAATCTACAGAGATAAAAAGGTTGTGATTGCCGGTGGAGGTGATTCAGCTTTAGACTGGAGCATCTTTTTAAGTGATGTGGCTTCTAGCGTCACATTGATTCACAGACGAAATGAATTTAGAGGCCATTTAGATTCCGTAGAAAAAGTTCAAGAATTAAAAAATAAAGGAAAAATAAATCTAGTTACGCCTGCTGAAGTTGTTGGAATAGTCGGAGACAAACAAGTAAAGGCTGTTGTAGTAAACCAAGCACAACATATAGAAAAGGAATTTGAAGTGGAATGTGATCATTTTATTCCACTTTTCGGGTTGTCTCCTAAATTGGGACCTATTGCAAATTGGGGACTTGAGATTGAAAAAAATGCGATTAAAGTTGATAACTCATTGGACTACCAAACGAATATTCCTGGTATTTTTGCTATTGGAGATGTGAATACCTATCCAGGGAAATTGAAATTGATTCTTTGTGGTTTTCATGAAGCAACCTTAATGTGTCAAGCCGCTTATCAAATTATAAATCCTGGGAAACGATATGTATTAAAATACACGACCGTTTCGGGAGTCAATGGGTTTGATGGTACACGTAAAGAAGCACCAAAAGCGGTAGTTAAAGCTATAGATTAA
- a CDS encoding 2Fe-2S iron-sulfur cluster-binding family protein, whose product MEQDINITIIDRDGVKHQIEAPTDMAMNLMEVVRSYELAPEGTIGVCGGMAMCASCQCYVLSETELPEMQDDEEAMLSEAFYVKDNSRLGCQIQMTPEMEGLEVELAPES is encoded by the coding sequence ATGGAACAAGACATAAATATTACAATCATAGATAGAGATGGTGTAAAACATCAAATTGAAGCGCCAACCGACATGGCAATGAACTTAATGGAAGTCGTTCGTTCTTATGAGCTTGCGCCAGAAGGTACTATTGGTGTTTGTGGTGGTATGGCTATGTGTGCGTCTTGTCAATGTTACGTACTAAGTGAAACAGAATTACCAGAAATGCAAGATGACGAAGAAGCTATGCTTTCCGAAGCGTTCTATGTAAAAGATAACAGCCGTTTGGGTTGCCAAATTCAAATGACACCAGAAATGGAAGGGTTGGAAGTTGAGTTGGCACCAGAATCCTAA